A window of Rhinatrema bivittatum chromosome 2, aRhiBiv1.1, whole genome shotgun sequence contains these coding sequences:
- the LOC115083182 gene encoding gastrula zinc finger protein xLCGF3.1-like, translated as MIHTGEKPFTCTKCDKGFTRKSDQKYHEMLHMGEKPFICVVCDKSFNRKSNLKSHERIHTAAKPFICTECDKSFSFQSNLKRHERTHTGEKPFVHVKGDKCFSEKSNLNKLESIHIEENHIE; from the coding sequence atgatccacacaggagagaaaccatttacatgcactaaGTGTGATAAAGGTTTCACTCGCAAATCAGACCAAAAGTATCATGAAATGCTCCACatgggagagaaaccatttatatgtgttgtgtgtgataaaagcttcaacCGTAAATCGAACCTGAAAAGCCATGAAAGGATCCATACTGCAGCAAAACCATTtatatgtactgagtgtgataaaagctttagtTTCCAATCAAATCTCAAAAGGCATGAAAGGACTCACACAGGAGAAAAGccatttgtgcatgtaaaggGTGATAAATGCTTCAGTGAGAAATCAAACCTGAATAAGCTTGAAAGCATTCACATAGAAGAGAATCATATAGAGTAA